One region of bacterium genomic DNA includes:
- a CDS encoding FAD-dependent oxidoreductase, translated as MKKPSILVIGGGINGAGVARDAALRGYHVRLFEKNDFASGTSWTSSKLIH; from the coding sequence ATGAAAAAACCTTCCATTCTCGTCATTGGCGGAGGCATCAATGGTGCCGGCGTTGCACGCGATGCGGCTTTACGTGGATATCACGTCCGACTTTTTGAAAAAAACGATTTTGCTTCAGGCACAAGCTGGACATCCAGCAAGCTGATTCAC